In Zonotrichia leucophrys gambelii isolate GWCS_2022_RI chromosome 14, RI_Zleu_2.0, whole genome shotgun sequence, a single window of DNA contains:
- the TNRC6A gene encoding trinucleotide repeat-containing gene 6A protein isoform X9, translating into MRELEAKATKEVERKLSRAFLPHLCGTERRDLVQEEEEQLMEERKKRKEDKKKKEAAQKKAIEQKIKVPEQTKTSVSQPQPVTSNGTSPGTSTPNNAKRAPASSQQQPLPRYPPREVPPRFRHQEQKQLLKRGQQLPGIAANLGSTPKVFNGQPGGSTGTNNQPVTNGEVPNSSKKQPDLNHSGLGSHYENSHWGPVSSNSDSSTNWDKVIVDGSDKEAWPSITGSDPELTSECMDTDSASSSGSERNLVIMASGSTAGEGDGIRNGLGHGAQNKFVVGSNSNNVGNGSINGPWGLSHGSIISTCQVSVDAPDSKSESSNNRMNAWGTISSSSNGGLNPSTLNSNGNHGAWSVLENSGHALKGSVGSGSPGTSIQCSTIGQMANSQSINSKVGGSAHGSWGSLQESCDSEVNGTRNVSFSGQPQNLNTEMNGPNNTTNFMTSSLPNSAGSVQMNELPSTAGPGAWRVSTMNHSQIQASPVANGTSISHLSNGEAKTGGSYGTTWGAYGSSYSGDKCPGPNSQANGDTVNATLMQPGGSGPGSTNFQINGNKGGGVWEAGAVGSQNVPWGNGGAASAGGSRRGWGSPAQSTGTNIPNGEWSKLPGNQHSNEGLNGSSRKFTNGWKSTEEEELSSQGSAASQMAEQSSTWAKTGTGDSEGSSESAGCHEDRAAAEGQSRERRKVDQHTLLQSIVNRTDLDPRVLSNSGWGQTPIKQNTAWDTETSPRGERKTDNGTEAWGGSVTQTSSSGGCVDRPSPNNNDTSSVSGWGDPKSATRWGDSKGSNSQGGWEEDSAATVMVKSNQSWGSGKEEKSSWNDTPKMKQGWGDGQKASQGWAVSAGDSWGENSRSNHWGEAKKSSSGGSNSDRSVSGWNEPGKSNSVTWGGNNATPNNSSGWDEPAKSNQSQGWGDPPKPSQPQVWGDSSKPASSPEWNKQDVGSWGAPSATTKPPGSGWLGGPMPAPAKEEEPTGWEEPSPESIRRKMEIDDGTSAWGDPSKYNYKNVNMWNKNVPNSSSSSDQQAQVHPQLLSSSAMSSKESSSGSGWGEPPAPATTVDNGTAAWGKPMDTGTSWGEPVSDAGGTSAWGNAALGQQPPSKPGPKSMQDGWCGDDMPLSGSRQTSWEEEEDVEIGMWNSSSSQEANPSLNWPPYMKKMPTKGIMKGGNKQDETWINPFIKQFTNLSFSRESPEETIQSNKMDMSGGLLQDKRMEMDKHGLGVGDYNRVVGKGPGSRPQIPKESSMDRGPYFDKDGIVADESQNMQFMSNQNMKLPPSNNALPNQALGSLAGLGMQSLNSVRQNGNPSVFGVGNIAAQPRSMQQPPAQPLNSSQPNPRAQVPPPLLSPQVPVSLLKYAPNSGGLSPLFGPQQVAMLNQLSQLNQLSQISQLQRLLAQQQKAQPQRSVPSGGRQQQEQQGRSLSMQQQMMQQSRQLDPNLLMKQQTPPSQQQSLHQPSMKSFLENVMPHTTPELQKGPSPINAFSSFPIGMNSNLNVNLDMSSIKEPQSRLRKWTTVDSISMNTPLDQNSSKHGAISSGFRLEDSPFVPYDFLNSSNSPASPPGSIGDGWPRAKSPNGSSSVNWPPEFRPGEPWKGYPNIDPETDPYVTPGSVINNLSINTVREVDHLRDRNSGSSSSLNTTLPSTSAWSSIRASNYNVSLSSTAQSTSVARNSDSKSTWSPGSVTNTSLAHELWKVPLPPKSITAPSRPPPGLTGQKPPLSTWDNSLRLGGGWGNSDARYTPGSSWGESSSGRITNWLVLKNLTPQIDGSTLRTLCMQHGPLITFHLNLPHGNALVRYSSKEEVVKAQKSLHMCVLGNTTILAEFASEEEISRFFAQGQSLTPSPGWQSLGSSQSRLGSIDGSHSFSNRNDLNHWNGAGLSGTSSGDLHGTSLWGSPSYSTSLWGAPSSNDTRGISSPSPINAFLSVDHLGGGGESM; encoded by the exons ATCTGAACCACAGTGGTCTAGGATCCCATTATGAAAATTCTCACTGGGGACCAGTCTCTTCAAATAGCGACTCCAGCACAAACTGGGATAAAGTTATCGTAGACGGCTCTGACAAAGAAGCATGGCCATCAATCACTGGCAGTGACCCAGAGCTGACTTCAGAATGTATGGACACTGactctgcctccagctctgggtcGGAGCGCAACCTCGTGATCATGGCTTCAGGGAGCACGGCAGGAGAGGGCGACGGCATTCGCAACGGCCTCGGCCACGGGGCGCAGAATAAGTTTGTGGTTGGTAGCAACAGCAATAATGTGGGCAATGGAAGTATTAATGGGCCCTGGGGGTTATCCCACGGGTCCATAATAAGCACATGTCAAGTTTCTGTGGATGCTCCTGACAGCAAATCTGAAAGTAGCAACAATAGAATGAATGCTTGGGGCACCATAAGCTCTTCATCAAATGGAGGGTTAAATCCAagcactttgaattcaaatggcAACCATGGTGCCTGGTCCGTGTTGGAGAACAGTGGACATGCCCTGAAAGGGTCCGTGGGGAGTGGGAGTCCTGGCACAAGCATTCAGTGCAGTACCATAGGTCAGATGGCCAACAGCCAGAGTATTAACTCGAAAGTGGGTGGCTCGGCCCACGGTTCCTGGggaagccttcaggaaagttgtgATTCTGAAGTAAATGGTACAAGGAATGTTTCATTCAGTGGGCAACCTCAAAACCTTAACACTGAAATGAATGGACCAAATAACACTACTAACTTTATGACCTCTAGTTTACCAAACTCTGCTGGTTCGGTGCAGATGAACgagctgcccagcactgcagggcccGGGGCCTGGCGCGTGAGCACAATGAATCATTCTCAGATTCAGGCCTCTCCAGTGGCAAACGGCACTTCCATCTCTCACCTGAGCAACGGTGAGGCCAAAACTGGCGGCTCTTACGGTACTACCTGGGGTGCCTATGGTTCTAGCTACTCTGGAGACAAATGTCCAGGCCCAAACAGCCAAGCTAATGGTGACACTGTGAATGCAACTCTAATGCAGCCGGGCGGCAGCGGGCCCGGCAGCACTAACTTTCAAATCAACGGGAATAAAGGCGGAGGGGTGTGGGAGGCAGGGGCAGTCGGCTCCCAGAACGTGCCCTGGGGAAACGGCGGCGCTGCGAGCGCTGGCGGGAGCAGAAgaggatggggcagccctgcacagagcactgGCACCAACATCCCCAACGGGGAGTGGAGCAAGCTGCCCGGCAATCAGCATTCCAACGAGGGCCTCaatggaagcagcaggaagttTACAAACGGATGGAAGTCtactgaggaggaggagctgagcagccagggTTCCGCTGCCTCCCAGatggctgagcagagcagcacgtGGGCCAAAACAGGTACGGGGGACAGCGAGGGCAGCTCGGAGAGCGCCGGCTGCCACGAGGACAGAGCGGCTGCCGAGGGCCAGAGCCGAGAGAGGAGGAAAGTCGACCAGCACACGTTACTCCAAAGCATAGTGAACAGAACTGACCTAGATCCGCGCGTCCTTTCCAACTCCGGGTGGGGACAGACTCCAATCAAACAGAACACTGCCTGGGACACCGAAACGTCACCGAGGGGTGAAAGGAAAACTGACAATGGGACAGAGGCCTGGGGGGGCTCTGTGACACAGACTTCCAGCTCAGGGGGGTGTGTGGATAGACCTAGCCCTAATAATAACGATACCTCATCTGTATCGGGGTGGGGAGATCCAAAGTCTGCTACAAGGTGGGGAGACTCCAAAGGGTCAAACAGCCAAGGGGGGTGGGAAGAAGATTCTGCTGCTACAGTAATGGTCAAGAGCAATCAATCGTGGGGAAGTGGCAAAGAAGAAAAGTCATCCTGGAATGACACACCGAAGATgaagcagggatggggagacgGACAGAAGGCCAGCCAGGGTTGGGCAGTGTCTGCTGGTGACAGCTGGGGTGAAAACTCCAGAAGTAACCACTGGGGTGAGGCCAAGAAATCCAGTTCTGGAGGCAGCAACAGCGACAGGTCGGTGTCTGGTTGGAATGAGCCAGGTAAATCAAATTCTGTTACTTGGGGAGGCAACAATGCGACCCCAAACAACTCTTCAGGATGGGATGAGCCTGCCAAGTCTaatcagagccagggctggggagaccCTCCGAAACCCAGCCAGCCTCAAGTGTGGGGGGACTCGTCAAAGCCAGCCAGCTCTCCTGAGTGGAACAAGCAGGATGTTGGCTCTTGGGGAGCCCCGTCTGCCACCACCAAGCCCCCGGGGTCCGGCTGGCTGGGGGGGCCCATGCCAGCCCCAGCCAAGGAGGAGGAGCCCACGGGCTGGGAGGAGCCGTCCCCCGAATCCATTCGCCGCAAGATGGAGATTGACGATGGAACCTCTGCTTGGGGTGATCCCAGCAAGTACAACTACAAAAATGTGAACATGTGGAATAAAAATGTCCCTAACAGTAGCAGCAGTTCAGACCAGCAAGCACAGGTACACCCGCAGCTACTGTCTTCAAGTGCCATGTCTAGCAAGGAGAGCAGCTCGGGTTCTG GTTGGGGAGAGCCTCCTGCTCCGGCCACCACTGTGGACAACGGGACAGCGGCGTGGGGCAAGCCCATGGACACTGGTACGAGCTGGGGAGAGCCTGTCAGCGATGCCGGAGGCACCTCTGCCTGGGGCAAcgctgccctggggcagcagcctcCGAGCAAGCCTG GGCCTAAATCTATGCAAGATGGTTGGTGTGGAGATGACATGCCATTGAGTGGCAGTCGTCAGACcagctgggaggaagaggaggatgtgGAGATTGGAATGTGGAACAGCAGTTCCTCACAAGAAGCTAACCCCTCGTTGAACTGGCCACCCTACATGAAGAAAATGCCCACaaag GGAATAATGAAAGGTGGAAATAAGCAAGATGAAACATGGATCAATCCATTCATTAAGCAATTCACAAATCTCAGTTTTTCA AGAGAATCACCAGAAGAAACCATACAGAGCAATAAGATGGACATGTCTGGAG ggttACTGCAGGACAAGAGGATGGAGATGGACAAGCACGGCCTGGGCGTGGGAGATTACAATCGTGTGGTTGGAAAAGGCCCCGGTTCTcgtccccaaattcccaaagaGTCTTCCATGGATCGCGGTCCTTACTTCGATAAG GATGGCATTGTAGCAGACGAGTCCCAAAACATGCAGTTTATGTCCAATCAAAACATGAAGCTTCCCCCTTCAAATAATGCACTACCTAACCAAGCCCTGGGCTCCCTAGCAGGGCTGGGTATGCAAAGCTTGAATTCTGTTAGACAG AATGGCAATCCCAGTGTGTTTGGTGTTGGGAATatagcagcacagcccaggagcatgcagcagcctccagcacaACCTCTTAATTCATCTCAGCCTAATCCACGTGCTCAAGTGCCTCCTCCATTACTATCCCCTCAG GTTCCAGTATCATTACTGAAGTATGCACCAAACAGCGGTGGCCTGAGCCCACTTTTTGGCCCACAACAGGTAGCCATGTTGAATCAACTGTCCCAGTTAAACCAGCTTTCTCAGATCTCCCAGTTACAG CggctgctggctcagcagcagaaggCGCAGCCCCAGAGGAGTGTGCCTTCAGGGGGtcggcagcagcaggagcagcag ggtcGATCTCTTAGTATGCAGCAACAGATGATGCAACAGTCCCGTCAGCTTGATCCAAACCTGTTAATGAAGCAGCAAACTCCACCCTCTCAACAGCAGTCACTCCATCAGCCCTCCATGAAATCCTTCCTCGAGAATGTCATGCCCCACACTActcctgagctgcagaaagGGCCCTCACCAATCAATGCATTCAGCAGCTTCCCTATAG GAATGAACTCAAACTTGAATGTAAACCTGGATATGAGCAGTATTAAAGAGCCACAGTCTCGGCTGAGGAAATGGACTACAGTCGACAGCATTTCTATGAACACACCCCTAGATCAGAACTCCAGCAAACATG gTGCTATTTCAAGTGGTTTTAGGCTGGAAGATTCTCCGTTTGTTCCTTACGACTTCCTGAACAGCAGTAACTCCCCAGCCAGTCCTCCCGGCTCCATTGGGGACGGCTGGCCCCGTGCCAAATCGCCTAATGGCTCTAGCAGTGTTAATTGGCCCCCAG AGTTTCGCCCTGGTGAGCCATGGAAAGGTTATCCAAACATCGACCCCGAAACTGACCCTTACGTCACTCCTGGCAGTGTCATAAACAATCTCTCAATTAATACTGTGCGGGAAGTTGACCACCTCAGGGACAGGAACAGTG GGTCATCCTCATCTTTGAACACCACGCTGCCTTCAACTAGTGCCTGGTCATCCATTCGTGCCTCCAACTACAATGTTTCCCTCAGCAGTACAGCACAAAGCACTTCAG TAGCCAGAAACAGTGATTCCAAATCAACGTGGTCTCCTGGATCAGTCACTAACACCTCTCTGGCTCATGAGCTGTGGAAGGTCCCTTTGCCACCTAAAAGCATCACTGCTCCGTCCCGGCCACCTCCAGGGCTGACAGGCCAGAAACCACCCCTGTCCACCTGGGACAATTCCCTTCGTCTGGGTGGAGGATGGGGAAATTCTGATGCCAGATACACCCCTG GTTCGAGCTGGggtgagagcagctcagggagaaTAACAAATTGGCTTGTTCTGAAAAACCTTACACCTCAG ATCGACGGCTCAACCCTGCGTACTCTGTGCATGCAGCACGGCCCACTAATAACATTCCACCTGAACCTCCCACATGGTAATGCTTTGGTCCGTTACAGTTCAAAAGAAGAGGTAGTGAAGGCACAAAAATCTCTGCACAT GTGTGTTTTAGGGAACACTACTATTCTTGCTGAGTTTGCCAGTGAAGAGGAGATTAGTCGCTTCTTTGCACAAGGCCAGTCCCTGACTCCGTCTCCTGGCTGGCAATCTCTGGGATCCAGCCAGAGCCGACTCGGATCCATCGATGGTTCCCATTCGTTCTCAAACCGTAATGATCTAAATCACTGGAATGGTGCTGGGCTGTCGGGAACTAGCAGTGGAGACCTTCATGGCACTTCACTTTGGGGGAGCCCCAGCTATTCCACGAGCCTGTGGGGTGCCCCGAGCAGCAATGACACCAGGGGAATTAGCAGCCCGTCCCCCATCAACGCTTTCCTTTCCGTTGACCACCTGGGTGGAGGTGGAGAGTCCATGTAA
- the TNRC6A gene encoding trinucleotide repeat-containing gene 6A protein isoform X10, protein MRELEAKATKEVERKLSRAFLPHLCGTERRDLVQEEEEQLMEERKKRKEDKKKKEAAQKKAIEQKIKVPEQTKTSVSQPQPVTSNGTSPGTSTPNNAKRAPASSQQQPLPRYPPREVPPRFRHQEQKQLLKRGQQLPGIAANLGSTPKVFNGQPGGSTGTNNQPVTNGEVPNSSKKQPDLNHSGLGSHYENSHWGPVSSNSDSSTNWDKVIVDGSDKEAWPSITGSDPELTSECMDTDSASSSGSERNLVIMASGSTAGEGDGIRNGLGHGAQNKFVVGSNSNNVGNGSINGPWGLSHGSIISTCQVSVDAPDSKSESSNNRMNAWGTISSSSNGGLNPSTLNSNGNHGAWSVLENSGHALKGSVGSGSPGTSIQCSTIGQMANSQSINSKVGGSAHGSWGSLQESCDSEVNGTRNVSFSGQPQNLNTEMNGPNNTTNFMTSSLPNSAGSVQMNELPSTAGPGAWRVSTMNHSQIQASPVANGTSISHLSNGEAKTGGSYGTTWGAYGSSYSGDKCPGPNSQANGDTVNATLMQPGGSGPGSTNFQINGNKGGGVWEAGAVGSQNVPWGNGGAASAGGSRRGWGSPAQSTGTNIPNGEWSKLPGNQHSNEGLNGSSRKFTNGWKSTEEEELSSQGSAASQMAEQSSTWAKTGTGDSEGSSESAGCHEDRAAAEGQSRERRKVDQHTLLQSIVNRTDLDPRVLSNSGWGQTPIKQNTAWDTETSPRGERKTDNGTEAWGGSVTQTSSSGGCVDRPSPNNNDTSSVSGWGDPKSATRWGDSKGSNSQGGWEEDSAATVMVKSNQSWGSGKEEKSSWNDTPKMKQGWGDGQKASQGWAVSAGDSWGENSRSNHWGEAKKSSSGGSNSDRSVSGWNEPGKSNSVTWGGNNATPNNSSGWDEPAKSNQSQGWGDPPKPSQPQVWGDSSKPASSPEWNKQDVGSWGAPSATTKPPGSGWLGGPMPAPAKEEEPTGWEEPSPESIRRKMEIDDGTSAWGDPSKYNYKNVNMWNKNVPNSSSSSDQQAQVHPQLLSSSAMSSKESSSGSGWGEPPAPATTVDNGTAAWGKPMDTGTSWGEPVSDAGGTSAWGNAALGQQPPSKPGPKSMQDGWCGDDMPLSGSRQTSWEEEEDVEIGMWNSSSSQEANPSLNWPPYMKKMPTKGIMKGGNKQDETWINPFIKQFTNLSFSRESPEETIQSNKMDMSGGLLQDKRMEMDKHGLGVGDYNRVVGKGPGSRPQIPKESSMDRGPYFDKNGNPSVFGVGNIAAQPRSMQQPPAQPLNSSQPNPRAQVPPPLLSPQVPVSLLKYAPNSGGLSPLFGPQQVAMLNQLSQLNQLSQISQLQRLLAQQQKAQPQRSVPSGGRQQQEQQGRSLSMQQQMMQQSRQLDPNLLMKQQTPPSQQQSLHQPSMKSFLENVMPHTTPELQKGPSPINAFSSFPIGMNSNLNVNLDMSSIKEPQSRLRKWTTVDSISMNTPLDQNSSKHGAISSGFRLEDSPFVPYDFLNSSNSPASPPGSIGDGWPRAKSPNGSSSVNWPPEFRPGEPWKGYPNIDPETDPYVTPGSVINNLSINTVREVDHLRDRNSGSSSSLNTTLPSTSAWSSIRASNYNVSLSSTAQSTSVARNSDSKSTWSPGSVTNTSLAHELWKVPLPPKSITAPSRPPPGLTGQKPPLSTWDNSLRLGGGWGNSDARYTPGSSWGESSSGRITNWLVLKNLTPQIDGSTLRTLCMQHGPLITFHLNLPHGNALVRYSSKEEVVKAQKSLHMCVLGNTTILAEFASEEEISRFFAQGQSLTPSPGWQSLGSSQSRLGSIDGSHSFSNRNDLNHWNGAGLSGTSSGDLHGTSLWGSPSYSTSLWGAPSSNDTRGISSPSPINAFLSVDHLGGGGESM, encoded by the exons ATCTGAACCACAGTGGTCTAGGATCCCATTATGAAAATTCTCACTGGGGACCAGTCTCTTCAAATAGCGACTCCAGCACAAACTGGGATAAAGTTATCGTAGACGGCTCTGACAAAGAAGCATGGCCATCAATCACTGGCAGTGACCCAGAGCTGACTTCAGAATGTATGGACACTGactctgcctccagctctgggtcGGAGCGCAACCTCGTGATCATGGCTTCAGGGAGCACGGCAGGAGAGGGCGACGGCATTCGCAACGGCCTCGGCCACGGGGCGCAGAATAAGTTTGTGGTTGGTAGCAACAGCAATAATGTGGGCAATGGAAGTATTAATGGGCCCTGGGGGTTATCCCACGGGTCCATAATAAGCACATGTCAAGTTTCTGTGGATGCTCCTGACAGCAAATCTGAAAGTAGCAACAATAGAATGAATGCTTGGGGCACCATAAGCTCTTCATCAAATGGAGGGTTAAATCCAagcactttgaattcaaatggcAACCATGGTGCCTGGTCCGTGTTGGAGAACAGTGGACATGCCCTGAAAGGGTCCGTGGGGAGTGGGAGTCCTGGCACAAGCATTCAGTGCAGTACCATAGGTCAGATGGCCAACAGCCAGAGTATTAACTCGAAAGTGGGTGGCTCGGCCCACGGTTCCTGGggaagccttcaggaaagttgtgATTCTGAAGTAAATGGTACAAGGAATGTTTCATTCAGTGGGCAACCTCAAAACCTTAACACTGAAATGAATGGACCAAATAACACTACTAACTTTATGACCTCTAGTTTACCAAACTCTGCTGGTTCGGTGCAGATGAACgagctgcccagcactgcagggcccGGGGCCTGGCGCGTGAGCACAATGAATCATTCTCAGATTCAGGCCTCTCCAGTGGCAAACGGCACTTCCATCTCTCACCTGAGCAACGGTGAGGCCAAAACTGGCGGCTCTTACGGTACTACCTGGGGTGCCTATGGTTCTAGCTACTCTGGAGACAAATGTCCAGGCCCAAACAGCCAAGCTAATGGTGACACTGTGAATGCAACTCTAATGCAGCCGGGCGGCAGCGGGCCCGGCAGCACTAACTTTCAAATCAACGGGAATAAAGGCGGAGGGGTGTGGGAGGCAGGGGCAGTCGGCTCCCAGAACGTGCCCTGGGGAAACGGCGGCGCTGCGAGCGCTGGCGGGAGCAGAAgaggatggggcagccctgcacagagcactgGCACCAACATCCCCAACGGGGAGTGGAGCAAGCTGCCCGGCAATCAGCATTCCAACGAGGGCCTCaatggaagcagcaggaagttTACAAACGGATGGAAGTCtactgaggaggaggagctgagcagccagggTTCCGCTGCCTCCCAGatggctgagcagagcagcacgtGGGCCAAAACAGGTACGGGGGACAGCGAGGGCAGCTCGGAGAGCGCCGGCTGCCACGAGGACAGAGCGGCTGCCGAGGGCCAGAGCCGAGAGAGGAGGAAAGTCGACCAGCACACGTTACTCCAAAGCATAGTGAACAGAACTGACCTAGATCCGCGCGTCCTTTCCAACTCCGGGTGGGGACAGACTCCAATCAAACAGAACACTGCCTGGGACACCGAAACGTCACCGAGGGGTGAAAGGAAAACTGACAATGGGACAGAGGCCTGGGGGGGCTCTGTGACACAGACTTCCAGCTCAGGGGGGTGTGTGGATAGACCTAGCCCTAATAATAACGATACCTCATCTGTATCGGGGTGGGGAGATCCAAAGTCTGCTACAAGGTGGGGAGACTCCAAAGGGTCAAACAGCCAAGGGGGGTGGGAAGAAGATTCTGCTGCTACAGTAATGGTCAAGAGCAATCAATCGTGGGGAAGTGGCAAAGAAGAAAAGTCATCCTGGAATGACACACCGAAGATgaagcagggatggggagacgGACAGAAGGCCAGCCAGGGTTGGGCAGTGTCTGCTGGTGACAGCTGGGGTGAAAACTCCAGAAGTAACCACTGGGGTGAGGCCAAGAAATCCAGTTCTGGAGGCAGCAACAGCGACAGGTCGGTGTCTGGTTGGAATGAGCCAGGTAAATCAAATTCTGTTACTTGGGGAGGCAACAATGCGACCCCAAACAACTCTTCAGGATGGGATGAGCCTGCCAAGTCTaatcagagccagggctggggagaccCTCCGAAACCCAGCCAGCCTCAAGTGTGGGGGGACTCGTCAAAGCCAGCCAGCTCTCCTGAGTGGAACAAGCAGGATGTTGGCTCTTGGGGAGCCCCGTCTGCCACCACCAAGCCCCCGGGGTCCGGCTGGCTGGGGGGGCCCATGCCAGCCCCAGCCAAGGAGGAGGAGCCCACGGGCTGGGAGGAGCCGTCCCCCGAATCCATTCGCCGCAAGATGGAGATTGACGATGGAACCTCTGCTTGGGGTGATCCCAGCAAGTACAACTACAAAAATGTGAACATGTGGAATAAAAATGTCCCTAACAGTAGCAGCAGTTCAGACCAGCAAGCACAGGTACACCCGCAGCTACTGTCTTCAAGTGCCATGTCTAGCAAGGAGAGCAGCTCGGGTTCTG GTTGGGGAGAGCCTCCTGCTCCGGCCACCACTGTGGACAACGGGACAGCGGCGTGGGGCAAGCCCATGGACACTGGTACGAGCTGGGGAGAGCCTGTCAGCGATGCCGGAGGCACCTCTGCCTGGGGCAAcgctgccctggggcagcagcctcCGAGCAAGCCTG GGCCTAAATCTATGCAAGATGGTTGGTGTGGAGATGACATGCCATTGAGTGGCAGTCGTCAGACcagctgggaggaagaggaggatgtgGAGATTGGAATGTGGAACAGCAGTTCCTCACAAGAAGCTAACCCCTCGTTGAACTGGCCACCCTACATGAAGAAAATGCCCACaaag GGAATAATGAAAGGTGGAAATAAGCAAGATGAAACATGGATCAATCCATTCATTAAGCAATTCACAAATCTCAGTTTTTCA AGAGAATCACCAGAAGAAACCATACAGAGCAATAAGATGGACATGTCTGGAG ggttACTGCAGGACAAGAGGATGGAGATGGACAAGCACGGCCTGGGCGTGGGAGATTACAATCGTGTGGTTGGAAAAGGCCCCGGTTCTcgtccccaaattcccaaagaGTCTTCCATGGATCGCGGTCCTTACTTCGATAAG AATGGCAATCCCAGTGTGTTTGGTGTTGGGAATatagcagcacagcccaggagcatgcagcagcctccagcacaACCTCTTAATTCATCTCAGCCTAATCCACGTGCTCAAGTGCCTCCTCCATTACTATCCCCTCAG GTTCCAGTATCATTACTGAAGTATGCACCAAACAGCGGTGGCCTGAGCCCACTTTTTGGCCCACAACAGGTAGCCATGTTGAATCAACTGTCCCAGTTAAACCAGCTTTCTCAGATCTCCCAGTTACAG CggctgctggctcagcagcagaaggCGCAGCCCCAGAGGAGTGTGCCTTCAGGGGGtcggcagcagcaggagcagcag ggtcGATCTCTTAGTATGCAGCAACAGATGATGCAACAGTCCCGTCAGCTTGATCCAAACCTGTTAATGAAGCAGCAAACTCCACCCTCTCAACAGCAGTCACTCCATCAGCCCTCCATGAAATCCTTCCTCGAGAATGTCATGCCCCACACTActcctgagctgcagaaagGGCCCTCACCAATCAATGCATTCAGCAGCTTCCCTATAG GAATGAACTCAAACTTGAATGTAAACCTGGATATGAGCAGTATTAAAGAGCCACAGTCTCGGCTGAGGAAATGGACTACAGTCGACAGCATTTCTATGAACACACCCCTAGATCAGAACTCCAGCAAACATG gTGCTATTTCAAGTGGTTTTAGGCTGGAAGATTCTCCGTTTGTTCCTTACGACTTCCTGAACAGCAGTAACTCCCCAGCCAGTCCTCCCGGCTCCATTGGGGACGGCTGGCCCCGTGCCAAATCGCCTAATGGCTCTAGCAGTGTTAATTGGCCCCCAG AGTTTCGCCCTGGTGAGCCATGGAAAGGTTATCCAAACATCGACCCCGAAACTGACCCTTACGTCACTCCTGGCAGTGTCATAAACAATCTCTCAATTAATACTGTGCGGGAAGTTGACCACCTCAGGGACAGGAACAGTG GGTCATCCTCATCTTTGAACACCACGCTGCCTTCAACTAGTGCCTGGTCATCCATTCGTGCCTCCAACTACAATGTTTCCCTCAGCAGTACAGCACAAAGCACTTCAG TAGCCAGAAACAGTGATTCCAAATCAACGTGGTCTCCTGGATCAGTCACTAACACCTCTCTGGCTCATGAGCTGTGGAAGGTCCCTTTGCCACCTAAAAGCATCACTGCTCCGTCCCGGCCACCTCCAGGGCTGACAGGCCAGAAACCACCCCTGTCCACCTGGGACAATTCCCTTCGTCTGGGTGGAGGATGGGGAAATTCTGATGCCAGATACACCCCTG GTTCGAGCTGGggtgagagcagctcagggagaaTAACAAATTGGCTTGTTCTGAAAAACCTTACACCTCAG ATCGACGGCTCAACCCTGCGTACTCTGTGCATGCAGCACGGCCCACTAATAACATTCCACCTGAACCTCCCACATGGTAATGCTTTGGTCCGTTACAGTTCAAAAGAAGAGGTAGTGAAGGCACAAAAATCTCTGCACAT GTGTGTTTTAGGGAACACTACTATTCTTGCTGAGTTTGCCAGTGAAGAGGAGATTAGTCGCTTCTTTGCACAAGGCCAGTCCCTGACTCCGTCTCCTGGCTGGCAATCTCTGGGATCCAGCCAGAGCCGACTCGGATCCATCGATGGTTCCCATTCGTTCTCAAACCGTAATGATCTAAATCACTGGAATGGTGCTGGGCTGTCGGGAACTAGCAGTGGAGACCTTCATGGCACTTCACTTTGGGGGAGCCCCAGCTATTCCACGAGCCTGTGGGGTGCCCCGAGCAGCAATGACACCAGGGGAATTAGCAGCCCGTCCCCCATCAACGCTTTCCTTTCCGTTGACCACCTGGGTGGAGGTGGAGAGTCCATGTAA